In the genome of Populus trichocarpa isolate Nisqually-1 chromosome 6, P.trichocarpa_v4.1, whole genome shotgun sequence, one region contains:
- the LOC7479501 gene encoding 40S ribosomal protein S5 — protein MAEAAVVAPPNPEVIQPHHDVKLFNRWTFEDITVNDISLADYIGVQAKHATYVPHTAGRYSVKRFRKAQCPIVERLTNSLQMHGRNNGKKLKAVTIIKHAMEIIHLLTDQNPVQVIVDAVVNSGPREDATRIGSAGVVRRQAVDISPLRRVNQALYLLTTGAREAAFRNIKTIAECLADELINAAKGSSNSYAIKKKDEIERVAKANR, from the exons ATGGCAGAAGCAGCTGTGGTGGCTCCACCAAACCCGGAAGTTATTCAGCCACACCACGATGTCAAGCTCTTCAATCGCTGGACTTTCGAGGATATTAcc GTAAATGACATTTCTCTTGCTGACTATATTGGAGTCCAAGCTAAGCATGCTACATATGTCCCACACACAGCTGGGAGATACTCTGTCAAGCGTTTCAGGAAGGCCCAATGCCCAATTGTTGAAAGGCTTACAAACTCACTGCAGATGCACGGCAGAAACAACGGAAAGAAACTGAAGGCTGTGACCATTATCAAACATGCTATGGAGATTATTCACCTTTTGACTGACCAGAACCCAGTCCAAGTTATTGTTGATGCTGTTGTCAACAG TGGGCCTCGTGAAGATGCTACTCGTATTGGCTCAGCTGGTGTTGTCAGGCGTCAGGCTGTTGATATTTCACCTCTTAGACGTGTAAACCAAGCCTTGTATCTCCTTACCACTGGTGCTCGTGAGGCTGCTTTTAGGAACATCAAGACCATAGCTGAATGCTTGGCTGATGAACTTATCAATGCAGCCAAGGGTTCCTCAAacag cTATGCCATCAAGaagaaggatgagattgaaagagTTGCCAAGGCCAACCGTTGA
- the LOC7455618 gene encoding rhomboid-like protein 15, with protein MRPNIVTEAGLQTRVGQWWESIPFLTSAVVVVCGVIYLVCLLIGYDSFYEICFLPTAVVSHFQVYRIYTSIFFHGSLLHVLFNMLALVPLGSELERIMGSIRLAYLIILLATTNAIFHLFIALLVAHNPFHPYQYLLDECAIGFSGILFSMIVIETSLSGVQSRSVFGLFNVPAKWYAFILLVAFQLLMTNVSLLGHLCGILSGFAYTYGLFNFLMPGASSFSAIEASSWLSSCVRRPKFILCTGGSPTSYIPTHSGQNTTSSGLLSGNIWRNLSSWMPQRETSAQAGQDYRFPGSGRALGSGQSETVPAVNSDSNLQARLLDNSNPNRSSHLGVTATREPPLDGRRSVVDNAVGPTPVHPALHQDSAPSEEQIQKLVSMGFDKTQVEVAISAADGDLNVAVEILMSQQG; from the exons ATGAGACCTAACATTGTCACTGAG GCGGGACTGCAAACGAGAGTGGGACAATGGTGGGAAAGCATTCCATTCCTTACTTCTGCGGTTGTGGTTGTTTGTGGCGTTATATACTTGGTCTGCCTCCTGATTGGATACGACTCGTTTTACGAAATATGTTTCTTGCCAACTGCTGTTGTATCCCATTTTCAGG TTTACAGGATTtatacctcaatattttttcatggttcgcTCCTTCATGTTCTGTTCAACATGCTGGCTCTTGTACCTCTGGGTTCTGAACTGGAGAGAATCATGGGATCTATCCGCTTGGCGTACCTGATAATTTTGTTGGCCACTACCAATGCaatatttcatctttttattgcATTGTTGGTGGCCCACAATCCGTTTCACCCATACCAGTATCTTTTGGATGAGTGTGCAATAGGCTTCtctggaattttattttctatgatcgTTATAGAGACGAGCTTGAGTGGAGTGCAGTCTAGGAG tgTGTTTGGTCTCTTCAACGTTCCCGCTAAGTG GTATGCATTTATCTTACTGGTAGCATTCCAGCTTCTTATGACGAATGTGTCTTTACTCGGACACCTATGCGGCATTTTGTCCGGATTTGCAT ATACCTATGGGTTATTCAACTTTCTTATGCCAGGAGCGTCCTCCTTTTCTGCTATTGAGGCCTCCTCTTGGCTT TCCTCCTGCGTGAGGAgacctaaatttattttgtgcacTGGCGGTAGTCCCACAAGCTACATCCCGACACATTCAGGCCAAAACACTACCTCCAG TGGACTATTATCTGGAAATATTTGGAGAAATTTATCTTCATGGATGCCACAGAGGGAAACATCTGCTCAG GCTGGGCAAGACTATAGGTTCCCTGGAAGTGGAAGGGCTCTTGGTTCTGGCCAAAGTGAAACAGTGCCTGCTGTGAATTCAGATTCAAACCTGCAGGCTAGACTCTTGGATAACAGCAACCCAAACCGTTCCTCACATTTGGGGGTAACTGCTACAAGAGAGCCACCATTAGATGGAAG GAGGTCAGTGGTAGATAATGCTGTTGGTCCAACTCCAGTACACCCTGCACTCCATCag GATTCAGCTCCTTCCGAGGAGCAAATCCAAAAATTAGTATCTATGGGTTTTGACAAG ACACAGGTAGAAGTTGCAATTTCAGCTGCTGATGGAGATCTTAACGTAGCAGTTGAAATTCTTATGAGCCAGCAG GGATAA
- the LOC7455617 gene encoding glycerol-3-phosphate acyltransferase RAM2, whose protein sequence is MVSFPTVDKCASIGREKHSVVADMDGTLLRGRSSFPYFALLAFEAGGIFRLLFLLLNSPLAGLLYYFVSESAGIKVLIFATCAGMKLSDIESVARAVLPKFYSSDLHSESWRVFSSCGKRCVLTANPRIMVEAFLKDFLGADLVLGTEILTYKGRATGFVQSPGVLVGKNKADALKKAFGMTQPEIGLGDRHTDAPFMALCKEGYIVPPKPEVEAVTTDKLPKPVIFHDGRLVQKPTPLSALLIILWIPIGFILACLRIAAGSLLPMPMVYYAFWALGVRVTIKGTPPPPAKKSIGQSGVLFVCSHRTLLDPIFLSTALGRPIPAVTYSLSRLSEIISPIKTVRLSRDRAADASMIKKLLEEGDLAICPEGTTCREPFLLRFSALFAELTDELVPVAMANRMSMFHGTTARGWKGMDPFYFFMNPSPAYEVTFLNKLPLELTLSGGKSSHEVANYIQRVIAATLSYECTSFTRRDKYRALAGNDGNVVEKTKVQANKVMGC, encoded by the exons ATGGTTAGCTTCCCAACTGTTGACAAATGTGCATCCATCGGCAGAGAAAAGCACAGTGTAGTTGCTGACATGGATGGGACCTTGCTTAGAGGCCGTAGCTCATTCCCTTACTTTGCTCTACTTGCCTTCGAAGCTGGTGGGATTTTTAGGCTGCTTTTCTTGCTCTTGAACTCACCACTAGCAGGACTTCTGTATTACTTTGTGTCCGAGTCTGCTGGTATTAAAGTTCTTATCTTTGCTACATGTGCCGGAATGAAGTTATCAGATATCGAGTCTGTAGCACGTGCTGTGCTGCCAAAGTTTTACTCTAGTGACCTTCATTCTGAGTCGTGGCGTGTGTTCTCTTCTTGCGGAAAACGTTGCGTTCTTACTGCAAATCCAAGAATTATGGTGGAAGCATTTTTGAAAGATTTCTTGGGAGCTGATTTGGTTTTGGGGACTGAGATATTAACTTATAAAGGTAGAGCAACAGGGTTTGTTCAGAGCCCGGGAGTACTTGTGGGGAAGAACAAGGCAGATGCGCTTAAAAAGGCTTTTGGGATGACACAACCAGAGATTGGACTTGGAGATCGTCATACAGATGCACCCTTCATGGCTCTATGCAAG GAGGGCTACATAGTGCCACCTAAGCCAGAGGTTGAAGCTGTAACTACTGACAAGCTCCCAAAACCAGTCATCTTCCATGATGGCCGGCTAGTCCAAAAACCAACACCATTATCAGCACTACTCATAATTCTCTGGATCCCTATAGGCTTCATTTTAGCCTGCTTGAGGATTGCAGCAGGGTCACTCCTGCCTATGCCAATGGTCTACTATGCTTTCTGGGCACTTGGTGTCCGTGTCACCATAAAGGGAACCCCACCTCCCCCAGCCAAAAAATCAATTGGTCAATCTGGTGTCCTCTTTGTTTGCTCACACAGAACCTTGCTTGATCCCATATTTCTCTCCACTGCCCTTGGGCGCCCTATTCCAGCAGTTACATACTCACTTTCTCGTCTCTCTGAAATTATCTCACCAATCAAAACTGTTAGACTCAGCCGTGACCGAGCTGCAGACGCATCAATGATCAAGAAGTTATTAGAAGAAGGTGACCTAGCTATATGTCCCGAGGGAACTACTTGCCGCGAACCGTTTCTTTTAAGGTTCTCGGCTTTGTTTGCTGAATTAACAGACGAACTCGTTCCAGTGGCTATGGCGAATCGCATGAGTATGTTTCACGGAACCACTGCAAGAGGCTGGAAAGGGATGGATCCATTTTACTTCTTCATGAACCCTAGCCCAGCATATGAAGTAACTTTCCTGAACAAGTTGCCACTAGAGCTAACATTAAGTGGTGGGAAATCTAGCCATGAGGTGGCAAACTACATACAAAGAGTGATTGCTGCTACTCTCTCCTATGAATGCACTTCCTTTACTAGGAGAGACAAGTACAGGGCACTTGCTGGGAATGATGGGAATGTGGTTGAAAAGACGAAGGTCCAAGCCAACAAAGTAATGGGGTGTTAA
- the LOC7479499 gene encoding universal stress protein A-like protein isoform X2, which translates to METGANLEREVMQEQMLHQPLKEMQIRKRLRIMVAIDDSDGSFYALNWALDNLVDGIVPTTEPSQEESGLVTLVHVQQPFQHYMYPAGSGGAAFYASSSIIESVRKSLAENATALLSRALQMCKDKMIKAETLILEGDPKDKICRATEQMQADVLVVGSRGLGKIKRALLGSISDYCAHHAKCPILIVKPPKEITKEKRKTDG; encoded by the exons ATGGAGACGGGTGCAAATTTAGAAAGAGAAGTAATGCAAGAGCAGATGCTGCATCAGCCGTTAAAGGAGATGCAAATCAGAAAGAGATTGAGGATTATGGTGGCAATTGACGACAGTGATGGGAGCTTCTATGCTCTTAACTGGGCTCTTGACAATCTTGTTGATGGCATTGTTCCAACAACTGAACCGAGCCAGGAAGAATCTGGCCTGGTCACACTGGTTCATGTTCAACAGCCCTTCCAGCACTACATGTACCCTGCTGGTTCTGGTGGAGCAG CTTTTTATGCATCATCTTCGATCATAGAATCTGTGAGGAAATCGCTGGCAGAAAATGCTACGGCGCTACTCTCCCGTGCATTACAGATGTGCAAAGATAAGATG ATCAAAGCAGAAACTCTTATTCTTGAAGGGGATCCGAAAGACAAAATTTGTCGAGCCACAGAGCAAATGCAGGCTGATGTCCTTGTTGTTGGCAGCCGTGGTCTAGGCAAGATcaaaag AGCACTCCTAGGAAGTATAAGTGACTACTGCGCCCACCATGCAAAATGTCCCATCCTTATTGTCAAGCCACCAAAGGAGATCACTAAGGAGAAAAGGAAGACCGATGGATAG
- the LOC7479499 gene encoding universal stress protein A-like protein isoform X1, with amino-acid sequence METGANLEREVMQEQMLHQPLKEMQIRKRLRIMVAIDDSDGSFYALNWALDNLVDGIVPTTEPSQEESGLVTLVHVQQPFQHYMYPAGSGGAAAFYASSSIIESVRKSLAENATALLSRALQMCKDKMIKAETLILEGDPKDKICRATEQMQADVLVVGSRGLGKIKRALLGSISDYCAHHAKCPILIVKPPKEITKEKRKTDG; translated from the exons ATGGAGACGGGTGCAAATTTAGAAAGAGAAGTAATGCAAGAGCAGATGCTGCATCAGCCGTTAAAGGAGATGCAAATCAGAAAGAGATTGAGGATTATGGTGGCAATTGACGACAGTGATGGGAGCTTCTATGCTCTTAACTGGGCTCTTGACAATCTTGTTGATGGCATTGTTCCAACAACTGAACCGAGCCAGGAAGAATCTGGCCTGGTCACACTGGTTCATGTTCAACAGCCCTTCCAGCACTACATGTACCCTGCTGGTTCTGGTGGAGCAG CAGCTTTTTATGCATCATCTTCGATCATAGAATCTGTGAGGAAATCGCTGGCAGAAAATGCTACGGCGCTACTCTCCCGTGCATTACAGATGTGCAAAGATAAGATG ATCAAAGCAGAAACTCTTATTCTTGAAGGGGATCCGAAAGACAAAATTTGTCGAGCCACAGAGCAAATGCAGGCTGATGTCCTTGTTGTTGGCAGCCGTGGTCTAGGCAAGATcaaaag AGCACTCCTAGGAAGTATAAGTGACTACTGCGCCCACCATGCAAAATGTCCCATCCTTATTGTCAAGCCACCAAAGGAGATCACTAAGGAGAAAAGGAAGACCGATGGATAG
- the LOC112325032 gene encoding uncharacterized protein LOC112325032 encodes MGNKPGYCGKERSVIVAGVETWRRETNGGVTRGEMSEVMYGLVNVPVLIRGVTCVWSVGDSSLIDSVAAQSSQPQVLKMSSHDGSTPSSDPSTAQSSQPSISMSSGSRGRTDLAWGHCREAPELSVGCKKTKLVCLYCAKVFAGGGINRFKQHLAGAKGEVEQCRKCPPDVRHQMLLNLKGNAETKKRVAKKKKIQSTSTVKQSTTSCGKQKKSAILGTYFMPRTTPGAQKSIQNCWQRKEAVERCDLALTKWMIDACVPFNAVNSVYYQHVIDAVTAMGPGYKGPNLNAIRGYYLAKAVDEVKIYVETYREIWKKIGCTLMTDGWTDQKRRTLINFLVYCPKGTIFLKTVDVSDVSKTARLLYQLFREVVLYVGVENIVHMVTDNAANYVAAGKLLMEEFPSIFWSPCAAHCINLILQDIGKLQSVCCVVEHASGITKYIYNHCYPLYLMRKFTGGKEILCPAPTRFATNFIVLQSILAHKDELRAMVTSREWVSSAYAKYNKGKKFVESVLDSLFWEECAIIVRMSEPLIRVLRIVDGDDRPSMRYLYDAIHHAKEEMMRRFQKRKARVKPFIDIISNRWDGQFYRHLYAAAFWLNPRFQYDANIMDKHMSTISGLLDVLEKYAHGNLPLQSKITSEMKLFRNAEHDFGRVSEINNCTLMPPGI; translated from the exons TCTCATTGATTCAGTTGCAGCCCAGTCATCTCAACCTCAG GTTCTGAAAATGTCTTCACATGATGGTAGTACTCCAAGTAGTGATCCTTCAACGGCCCAATCATCTCAACCTTCAATTTCCATGTCAAGTGGTAGTAGAGGAAGAACAGATTTGGCATGGGGTCATTGTAGAGAAGCTCCTGAACTTAGTGTTGggtgtaaaaaaacaaaattagtttGTTTATATTGTGCTAAAGTATTTGCGGGTGGTGGCATTAATCGATTTAAGCAACATTTAGCTGGAGCTAAAGGAGAAGTTGAACAATGTCGTAAATGTCCTCCTGATGTTCGACATCAAATGCTTTTGAATCTTAAAGGAAatgctgaaacaaaaaaaaga gttgcaaaaaagaaaaagattcaaagcACCAGCACTGTAAAACAATCGACTACAAGTTGTGGAAAGCAGAAGAAATCTGCAATATTAGGGACATATTTCATGCCGAGAACAACTCCTGGTGCTCAAAAGTCTATTCAGAATTGTTGGCAAAGGAAGGAAGCAGTTGAACGGTGTGATCTTGCTTTAACGAAGTGGATGATTGATGCATGTGTGCCATTTAATGCTGTTAATTCTGTGTATTATCAGCATGTCATAGATGCTGTAACAGCCATGGGTCCTGGTTATAAAGGACCAAACTTGAATGCTATTCGTGGTTATTACTTGGCAAAAGCGGTTGATGAAGTCAAGATTTATGTTGAGACTTATCGagagatttggaagaagatTGGTTGCACATTAATGACTGATGGATGGACAGATCAGAAGAGGAGGACTTTAATTAACTTCTTAGTATATTGTCCTAAAggaacaatttttttgaaaaccgtGGATGTATCAGATGTCTCAAAGACTGCTAGATTGTTGTATCAGTTGTTTAGAGAGGTTGTTTTGTATGTTGGGGTAGAAAACATTGTGCATATGGTGACTgataatgctgcaaattatGTTGCTGCTGGCAAGTTATTGATGGAagaatttccttcaatattttggtcTCCTTGTGCTGCTCATTGCATCAACCTCATACTCCAGGACATTGGTAAATTGCAGTCGGTTTGTTGTGTTGTTGAGCATGCTTCTGGTATCACAAAGTACATTTATAATCATTGTTATCCATTGTATTTGATGAGGAAGTTCACTGGAGGAAAAGAAATACTTTGTCCTGCTCCTACTCGTTTTGCTACCAATTTCATTGTATTGCAAAGCATTTTAGCTCATAAAGATGAGTTGAGAGCTATGGTGACATCTAGGGAATGGGTCTCATCTGCTTATGCTAAATAtaacaaaggaaaaaagtttGTTGAGAGTGTGCTAGACTCTCTGTTTTGGGAAGAATGTGCAATAATTGTGCGAATGAGTGAGCCTTTAATTCGAGTTCTACGAATagttgatggtgatgatagaCCTTCGATGAGATATTTGTATGATGCTATTCatcatgcaaaagaagaaatgatgagGAGATTTCAAAAGAGAAAGGCTAGAGTGAAACCTTTCATAGACATTATCAGTAATCGGTGGGATGGACAATTTTATAGACATCTTTATGCAGCGGCATTTTGGTTGAATCCTCGATTTCAATATGATGCAAATATAATGGATAAACATATGAGCACCATTTCTGGACTTCTAGATGTTCTTGAGAAGTATGCACATGGAAATCTACCATTGCAAAGTAAGATTACAAGTGAGATGAAGTTGTTTAGGAATGCTGAACATGACTTTGGTCGAGTGTCCGAAATAAATAATTGCACCCTTATGCCTCcaggtatataa